TTATACTTCCTGCAACCATATCCGCCATTTGGATTAAAACATCGTCTACAGAATTCCTAAAACGCAGATTTTTCATTACTTTTTTGGTCTGAGAATTTAAATATTGCCTAAGATACACTGACAATCGTTGACGAAACAATTTCTCTCCACTTCCGTCAATTCTTATCTTGGCATTTTTAATGGAACTGTTATTATGCTCTAAAACCTGTCTTAACGAAAAGTTATAAAAACCCTCTTTGTTATTTCTTAAATGGCGACTGTAAAGCGATTCTTTATCAAAAACAATAGCCCTAATTCTAAAATTACAATCTTTTATCTCTTTTAGAAAAAGTTCTCTGTGACGACGATCGCATTTGCTGAATTTAAATTCAAATTTGTCTGATTTATTTAATAACTTTTTTAGCTTTTTAATTTTTAAAGCTGTTTCTTCCGCCTCTAGTTCTTCATCAAAAATAACTAAAGCTATAACAAAATGGGTACTTGAGCCTTTTATTATTTTAAAACCAGGATCGCCTGATTCGTCAATAAAAACAATCATATGTAAAACAAAAAACCCCTGAATTGATAGCATTTTAACACTGCTGGGGATAAATTCGAAATACGAAACCGGATTTAAGGGTATTTCAGGGTGACACCCTAAATGGGAGACACCCTAATCTAGGGCGCTAATAGTACAAATTTAATTTGACTGCAGAAATGTTAGTCTCTAATTTGCATTTGGGGGAGGAGGGTTTGACCCGCTGTTAAAAGCTCGTCCATCTGGGACAACGAGAAGGGCAAGTAGTTATTAAAATTTTGATCAAGGCAGTTTGCGGGTCTAAAATTTTGCAAAAACCAGACGATTTTCTCCTTTTTGTAACCGCATTTATCAGCAAGTCCTAAAACATCTTTTACCATTTGCTCAACCGATTTGGCATTGTGAATTGTGGGGACGACTGTGGTTCTTAACTCAAATGGCAATCCAGAATCAAACAATATTTTTAAGGATTTTGTAACTTCTCCAATATCGGCAAACCTGCCTGAGATTTTTTGGTAATCCTTAAAAGGTCCTTTAATATCCATCGCTACGAAGTCAATCTTTTTCTTGGAGATTAAATCTCTCAATATTACAGGATGGGATCCGTTGCTATCAAGTTTAACTAAAAACCCCAAGGCTTTTATTTTGTCAATAAATTGAGGCAATTCTAAATTTAAAGTGGGCTCGCCTCCGCTGATACAAACCCCATCAAGTATCCCCTTTCGTTTGGTCAGAAACTCAAAGAATTCGTTTTGAGTAATAGGCTTTATTTTGGATTTAATAAAAAGCTCTTTGGTAACTAAATCGCGGTTGTGGCAGAAAGGACAAGAAAAATTGCACCCGACCAAAAAAACCGCACAAGCGACTTTGCTCGGATAGTCAACAAGCGTGGTTTTTTGCAATCCTCCAATAATCACTTTTAGACTTTGTATGTAACTCTTTTAGCAAATTCGGCGACTTTGCCATTATTCCATTGCATCACCGGACGCAAATACCCCACAATTCTGGAGAATACTTCACAGCGGGTGCGACAGCAGTCTTTGTCACTCTCACAGCAACTATCTTTTTTTACTGCTTCCATGTTCTTTCACCTCCTCATCTTGAGCATATCCAATTTCTTCATCACAAGTTGGGCAGAATTCCCATTCTCCTTTTAAGTACCCATGTTTGGGGCAAATGGAAAATGTTGGCGTTATTGAGAAATAAGGCAGTTTATAATTTTGCGCCACTTTGCGGGCTAGATTTTTAACACTTTGGGTGTCAGGCAAGCTTTCTCCCAAAAAGCAGTGCAAGACTGTCCCGCCATTATATTTGCATTGCAGCTCGTCTTGGTGATCCAAAGCTTCAAAAACATCATTGGTGTAATCCACCGGCAGATGGCTGGAATTGGTGTAAAAGGGAGGGGCTCCAGCTTGATACTCCTCCTCATTGGCTACAATGATATCGGGGTAGAGTGCCTTATCTAGTTTCGCAAACCTGTAAGCTGTGCTTTCGGCGGGAGTTGCCTCTAAATTAAACATTTCGTCAGTTTCTTTTTGATAAATTAAAATTTTTTCGCGCAGATAATCCATCACTTCCAAAGCAAATGTTTTTGCCTCGGGGTCGGAGATTGGTTTTTCAAGCAAATTAACCATGGCCTCATTCATGCCGTTAATGCCAATAGTGTTAAAGTGGTTTCTCCAATAAATGCCATTGCGATCAAAAATATCCGAGAGATAAAACTTGCAGTAAGGATAAAGACCTCTTAGAGTGTAATCCTCTACCGCCTCGCGTTTGATAATTAGGGAATCGCGGGAGATGTCCATTAAATTTCCCAGCAAAGAAAAGAATTTTCTCTTTGCTACGCCTTGTGTTTTGGAGTCCTTTTTGGCAAGGTGGCCAATTCGGGGGAGGTTGATTGTAACAACACCGACAGATCCTGTTAGAGGGTTTGCCGAAAAAAGGCCTCCGCGCTTTCTTAACTCCCTATTATCCAGTCGTAATCGGCAACACATGCTTCGGGCATCATCCGGCGACATATCGGAATTAACATAATTGGCAAAGTAGGGAATACCGTATTTTCGGGTCATTTCCCAGATGGGTTCCAAATTTGGATTGTCCCAATTAAAATCTTTTGAAAGGGAATAAGTGGGAATAGGAAAAGTAAAAACTCGACCCTGGGCGTCGCCCTCCATCATGATTTCGGCAAAGGCTTTATTAAATAAATCCATTTCCGTTTGAAATTCCTGATACTTATAGTTTGTGGCAATCCCCCCAATAATTACCGCTTCTTCTCCGACAGCTTTAGAAGGGGATAAGTCCAACGAAACATTGGTAAAAGGGGTCTGAAAGCCAACTCTAGTTGGCACATTCATGTTAAAGACAAATTCCTGCAAAGCTTGTTTAACTTGAGGATAGTCCAATGCGTCAAAACGGATAAAGGGGGCAAGGTAGGTATCAAAATTAGAGATAGCCACGGCTCCTGCCACCTCTCCCTGAATAGTATAAAAAAAGTTTACCAGTTGTCCCAAAGCCGTGCCAAAGTGTTTGGGTGGTTTGCTATTAACTTTTCCTGGAACGCCGCCAAACCCGCGAATTGAAAAATCTTTTAAATCCCATCCTGTGCAGTAGGGCGAAAGAGAAGGTAAATCGTGAATATGAATATCTCCGGCGATGTGGGCTTTGCGAATCTCGCGAGTATAGATTTTATTAAGCCAGTAATTAGAAGAGATCATGCTTGCCACATGGTTGTTTAGCCCCTGCAAAGAGTAAGTCATGTTGGCGTTTTCTTTAACGCGCCAGTCGGCATGGCTTAAATATTTTTCGATTAGCTCATCGCTGTCAACAAGGCTACTTATATTGCGTAGTTTTTTGTGGAGTTCGCGGTACAAAACAAAAGCCTTGTGAACTTCGTCGTGTCCCAGCTTAATTAAGGTGTGTTCAATCACATCTTGCACCTGTTCTACCTCGGGGATAATGGTTCTATTAAAGCGCTCTTCCAGCTCCATTAAGACTTTTTTTAGCACTAGGCGTATTTTGTCTTTATCTAAATTACCTGAAGCTTTGAAGGCGCTGGAAACCGCTTTTTCTATTTTGCTGGGGCTAAAGGAAACTACAGCACCACTGCGTTTTTTAATTTTCTTAATTGTTGAAGCTATTTTGTTGGGCATAGGGGTAATTGATGGGTTTTATTTGACCATGGGAGGTATTAAGTGTCAAGGATTTTTTTGTATTCTTCGCGCTCTAGCGTTTCTTTTTTAAGAAGCTCGACGACCACAGCATCAAGCAGCGCTCGTTTTTTTGTCACAATGTCTCTGGCTCTTTTGTAGCAATCTTCAATGATATTTTGCACCTCCTGATCTATTTTGGTCGCCCATGCTTGGCTGTATCCTGTAGGTTTTCCCATTTGTTTTGCCAGCCAAATACCCCCTTCGGAAGATTCGAAATTGATCGGACCAAGAGCACTCATGCCAAATTCTGTGACCATTCTTTTGGCAATTTCTGTAGCTTTTTCTATATCATTTCCAGCCCCAATAGTCTGATCTTTAAAAACCAATTCTTCGGACGCTCGTCCTCCTAGCGCCATGGTAATAAACTCTAAAAGCCTGGTTTTGGTTTCGTTGCTCCGCTCGAACTTTTGCGAAATTTCGGTATGTCCCAAAGTCATGGTTCTCGCCACAATCGAAACTCTTTCCACAGGATCCATATTAGGCAGACTACTGGCAACAACAGCGTGCCCCGCCTCGTGATAGGCGGTAATATTTTTTTCGTCATCATTTTGCAAGCGCTTGCGCTCTGGTCCCAGCTTGACTTTTGTTCCCGCTTCTCTTAAATCGGTTTTTTCAATCGCTGTTTTGTTATTTCGGGCAGCTAAAATTGCCGCCTCATTCAGCATGTTTTCAATATCTGCGCCACTTAGGCCAACAGTTTGCTTTGCCAAATCTTTGGCGGAGACATCAGAGGCAAAAGGTTTTCCTTGCATGTGAATTTTAAAAATTTCTTCTCGTTCTGTGACATCGGGCAGGCTTAAATAAATTTTACGATCAAACCTGCCAGGGCGAACCAGAGCGGGATCCAGCATATCAGGGCGGTTAGTTGCGGCAAGTACTACAACTGTGGTACGAGGATCAAACCCATCCATCTCGACTAGAATTTGATTTAAAGTTTGTTCCCGTTCGTCATGCCCTCCGCCAATTCCCATCCCTCGTTGCCTGCCAATAGCATCTATTTCGTCAATAAAAATCACGCTGGGCTGGGTAACTTTTGCCATGCCAAACAAGTCGCGAACTCGAGCACTGCCAACCCCAACGAGCATTTCCATAAACTCGGAACCCGCCACCGAATAAAAGGGCGCGCCAGCCTCGCCAGCCAGTGCTCTTGCCATAAGAGTTTTTCCCACACCAGACGGACCAATCAGTAGAACTCCTTTGGGGATGCGGGCTCCTAGTTTGCGATATTTTTCGGGGTGTTTTAAAAAGTCGACAATTTCGGTGAGTTCTTTTTTAACTTCCTCACCACCTGCTACATCTTTAAAAGTTATCCCATTGGTAACCTTGGGATCCTTTTTAAAAAGCTTGGCGCGAGTTTTGCCAAAGCCTAACATATCGCCCGCTGCCATACGGGTTTGTTTAAAGAAAAAATAGAAGAATAAAACGGATAAAGCAATTGGGGCAATATTGGCTAAAAAATTAATCCAATCAAAACCTACCTTAAACTCAATTCCATTGGCAACTTTTGTCGGATCGATGTCGTTGTCGTTGAGGGTTTTGATAAAATCGCTTCCAGCTTCTTTTTTGCTTTCGAGCCAATTGCCATCTTTTAATTGGGATTGGACTTTATCTCCTTCTACAATGATCTTTACCACATCGCCGTTTTTTATTTGGGCGAGAGTGTCCGAAATCGGGCGCTTTTCGGCATCCACAATGTTTTCTCCGGGAAGAGCTAAATTGAATAAGGGAAAAACAAACATCCACAAAAAAAGCAGGGTCAGCAAAATTCTTCCTAGATTGATTTTTCTGGGAGATTTGTTTAGAGGACTCGGATTTTTTTGAATCAATGGTGTTTTTGGCATGACCTTGCCAGTATACACTAAAAAACTAGCTT
This genomic interval from Patescibacteria group bacterium contains the following:
- a CDS encoding DUF3800 domain-containing protein, with product MIVFIDESGDPGFKIIKGSSTHFVIALVIFDEELEAEETALKIKKLKKLLNKSDKFEFKFSKCDRRHRELFLKEIKDCNFRIRAIVFDKESLYSRHLRNNKEGFYNFSLRQVLEHNNSSIKNAKIRIDGSGEKLFRQRLSVYLRQYLNSQTKKVMKNLRFRNSVDDVLIQMADMVAGSIKRYYDKNTNDWDIYRKIIKSKEEDVWEFK
- a CDS encoding anaerobic ribonucleoside-triphosphate reductase activating protein; this translates as MIIGGLQKTTLVDYPSKVACAVFLVGCNFSCPFCHNRDLVTKELFIKSKIKPITQNEFFEFLTKRKGILDGVCISGGEPTLNLELPQFIDKIKALGFLVKLDSNGSHPVILRDLISKKKIDFVAMDIKGPFKDYQKISGRFADIGEVTKSLKILFDSGLPFELRTTVVPTIHNAKSVEQMVKDVLGLADKCGYKKEKIVWFLQNFRPANCLDQNFNNYLPFSLSQMDELLTAGQTLLPQMQIRD
- the ftsH gene encoding ATP-dependent zinc metalloprotease FtsH, with protein sequence MPKTPLIQKNPSPLNKSPRKINLGRILLTLLFLWMFVFPLFNLALPGENIVDAEKRPISDTLAQIKNGDVVKIIVEGDKVQSQLKDGNWLESKKEAGSDFIKTLNDNDIDPTKVANGIEFKVGFDWINFLANIAPIALSVLFFYFFFKQTRMAAGDMLGFGKTRAKLFKKDPKVTNGITFKDVAGGEEVKKELTEIVDFLKHPEKYRKLGARIPKGVLLIGPSGVGKTLMARALAGEAGAPFYSVAGSEFMEMLVGVGSARVRDLFGMAKVTQPSVIFIDEIDAIGRQRGMGIGGGHDEREQTLNQILVEMDGFDPRTTVVVLAATNRPDMLDPALVRPGRFDRKIYLSLPDVTEREEIFKIHMQGKPFASDVSAKDLAKQTVGLSGADIENMLNEAAILAARNNKTAIEKTDLREAGTKVKLGPERKRLQNDDEKNITAYHEAGHAVVASSLPNMDPVERVSIVARTMTLGHTEISQKFERSNETKTRLLEFITMALGGRASEELVFKDQTIGAGNDIEKATEIAKRMVTEFGMSALGPINFESSEGGIWLAKQMGKPTGYSQAWATKIDQEVQNIIEDCYKRARDIVTKKRALLDAVVVELLKKETLEREEYKKILDT